A region of Saccharomyces mikatae IFO 1815 strain IFO1815 genome assembly, chromosome: 12 DNA encodes the following proteins:
- the CRN1 gene encoding coronin (similar to Saccharomyces cerevisiae CRN1 (YLR429W); ancestral locus Anc_4.309), whose product MSGKFVRASKYRHVFGQAAKKELQYEKLKVTNNAWDSNLLKTNGKFIAVNWNASGGGAFAVIPIEEVGKAPDQVPLFRGHTAQVLDTDFDPFNDHRIASGSDDSKIGIWNIPESYKFHDHVNEDGEPIDIEPVKFLTGHARKVGHVLYHPVAKNVLASSSGDYTVKLWDVETGKDMITLKHPDMVTSMSFSYDGNYLATVARDKKLRVWNIRDEKIVSEGFAHTGAKNQRVVWLGNSDRLATTGFSKLSDRQIGIWDAFNLEKGDLGGFYTVDQSSGILMPFYDEGNKILYLVGKGDGNIRYYEFQNDELFELSEFQSIEAQRGFAVAPKRMVNVKENEVLKGFKTVVDQRIEPVSFFVPRRSEEFQEDIYPDAPSDKPALIAEEWFSGKSVEGPILVSMRSIYDGSTPSFHGAKKPEHPATQTNDPQDKEVQAKKAETPVGESKKEVKQEAPKSPTPQNSPSPSSNINHVLKEDKSINKLLKKASDIDQVNHAEDPSSDTSGWELADDEPAPIKIEPVVNPTKTKKEDSFKAEPPKETKPEPVSIATDKGQEQKLPQKEKSPEKAKSCDEENCPAPSSSTRETTTVVTTSNREDSSTAKASPKSLGLKQSVEKLSTLVLQLEDVIDKLIKANLDKDERLLKLEQKVSELSK is encoded by the coding sequence ATGAGTGGTAAGTTTGTTCGTGCTTCTAAATATAGACACGTTTTTGGCCAGGCAGCTAAAAAGGAACTGCAGTATGAAAAACTTAAAGTCACCAACAATGCATGGGACTCCAACTTACTAAAAACTAATGGAAAATTCATTGCTGTAAACTGGAATGCTTCTGGAGGTGGTGCATTTGCTGTCATTCCGATTGAAGAAGTAGGTAAGGCTCCCGATCAAGTGCCTTTGTTTAGAGGCCACACTGCTCAAGTCCTGGACACAGATTTTGATCCATTTAATGATCATAGGATTGCTTCTGGTTCCGATGATTCCAAGATTGGTATTTGGAACATACCAGAAAGTTATAAATTTCACGATCATGTGAATGAAGATGGAGAGCCAATTGATATTGAGCCTGTAAAGTTTTTGACAGGACATGCGAGAAAAGTTGGGCATGTTCTTTATCATCCTGTCGCCAAGAATGTATTGGCATCTTCTTCGGGTGATTACACTGTTAAGTTATGGGACGTGGAAACTGGGAAGGACATGATTACTTTGAAACATCCGGATATGGTCACATCCATGTCGTTTTCGTACGATGGTAATTATTTAGCCACTGTGGCCCGAGATAAGAAGCTGCGAGTCTGGAATATCAGGGATGAGAAAATTGTCAGTGAAGGTTTTGCACATACGGGTGCTAAAAACCAGAGAGTGGTTTGGCTAGGAAACTCTGACCGGTTGGCTACAACtggtttttcaaaattgagTGATCGCCAAATTGGTATTTGGGACGCATTCAATCTTGAAAAGGGAGATTTGGGCGGTTTCTACACTGTTGACCAATCATCAGGTATTTTGATGCCCTTTTATGATGAAGGCAACAAAATTCTTTACTTGGTAGGTAAAGGTGATGGTAACATTCGATATTACGAATTCCAGAACGATGAGTTGTTCGAGTTATCTGAGTTCCAATCCATTGAAGCGCAGAGAGGCTTTGCGGTAGCGCCTAAGCGAATGGTGAACgtcaaagaaaacgaaGTCTTGAAAGGTTTCAAGACTGTCGTTGATCAACGTATCGAACCAGTTTCATTCTTTGTCCCAAGAAGATCAgaagaatttcaagaagATATCTATCCAGACGCACCTTCCGATAAGCCAGCTTTGATTGCTGAGGAGTGGTTTTCTGGTAAATCCGTTGAAGGTCCAATTCTTGTTAGTATGAGATCCATCTATGACGGCTCTACGCCAAGCTTTCATGGAGCTAAAAAACCAGAACATCCGGCAACTCAAACAAATGATCCGCAAGATAAAGAAGTGCAGGCTAAGAAGGCGGAGACGCCGGTTGGCGAATCCAAAAAGGAAGTGAAACAGGAAGCCCCAAAATCTCCCACACCACAAAATTCGCCCTCCCCATCTTCTAATATCAATCATGTATTAAAGGAGGATAAGTCTATCAACAAGTTGTTAAAAAAGGCCTCGGATATCGATCAAGTTAATCACGCCGAAGATCCCTCTTCAGATACTTCTGGATGGGAATTAGCAGATGATGAGCCAGCTCCTATCAAAATCGAACCTGTAGTTAATCCAACAAAAACTAAGAAGGAGGATTCGTTCAAGGCCGAACCCCCAAAGGAAACGAAACCAGAACCAGTATCTATTGCGACAGATAAAGGACAAGAGCAAAAATTACCTCAGAAAGAGAAGTCCCCCGAAAAAGCAAAGTCTTGTGACGAGGAAAACTGCCCAgctccttcttcttcaactaGGGAAACTACGACAGTTGTCACTACCAGCAATAGGGAAGATTCTTCGACAGCTAAGGCATCTCCTAAGTCATTGGGTCTAAAACAATCTGTCGAAAAACTGTCTACACTGGTTCTACAATTAGAAGATGTGATTGATAAGTTAATAAAGGCAAACCTTGATAAGGATGAGCGTCTGTTGAAGCTAGAGCAAAAGGTTAGTGAACTATCAAAATGA